From Microcoleus sp. FACHB-672, a single genomic window includes:
- a CDS encoding bifunctional diguanylate cyclase/phosphodiesterase — translation MKKANKELKPTVEKLATPLLPPEDRKLKQANEQLQLEIAEREWTAKALRTSEAELRVILAAIPDVIVVFNARGRYLKIAPTNPALLYKPATELIGRELHEVFEPSQAELFLSYIHQALETGQMINVEYGLLMGESGGAHGQVPTRWFAASISPMQVDKVIWVARDITQRKAAEEALREERNFVTTVLDTAGALVVVLDPQGRIIRFNRCCEQTTEYSAQEAEGRLFWDLLLLPEEVEPAVAVFKELQTSQCPHQYENYWVTKSGNRRLIAWTNTVLCDPDGSIKYIIATGIDITERQRAQAALKEAKEQLEIRVEERTAALKESNDQLVVEIVERKRAEKQLREHKEHLQELVKERTAELEKANAKLRQEIIERECVEQALLQEKELAQITLHSICDAVITTNALGYITSLNPAAQRLTGWPAQDAIGKPVSEVFRLVHEITREPVDNPVEAALRGNRIGELANPTLLIAKDGTEFAIDESVAPILASAGQIIGAVLVFHDVTEERALARQLSWQASHDALTGLINRREFEQHLKRALLIAQTQNQQHALCYLDLDRFKIVNDTCGHVAGDELLRQISTLLQAGVRKTDSLARLGGDEFAVLLHQCPLEQARRIANSLRESIQAFRFVWEDKTFSIGASIGLVAINTESYSLTHVLNAADGACYTAKEQGRNRVHVHQSDETELAQHHSQMQWVSRITQGFEENRFRLFFQPIVPITDGSLNREHYEVLLRLEDEAGDLVSPMAFIPAAERYNIMHTIDRWVIRTLFTHLSAHHNQLDAGTPQQPAGCLQRLYGINLSGATLNDDQFHDFLQEQFALHEVPPHVLCFEIPETVALANLTKVAQFIHTFKKLGCYFALDDFGSGTSSFAYLKNLPVDYLKIDGSFVKNVVDNPLDFAMIEAINRIAHVMGLQTIAEFVENDAILMKLRTLGVDYAQGYGIARPHPSHF, via the coding sequence ATGAAGAAGGCCAATAAGGAGCTAAAACCGACCGTAGAGAAGCTTGCCACCCCCCTATTACCCCCAGAAGACAGGAAACTCAAGCAAGCGAATGAGCAACTGCAACTTGAGATTGCTGAACGGGAATGGACGGCAAAAGCACTGCGGACTTCAGAGGCTGAACTTCGCGTCATATTAGCGGCAATACCCGATGTCATCGTCGTTTTCAACGCGCGAGGACGCTATCTTAAAATTGCGCCCACAAATCCCGCGCTTTTGTACAAACCGGCAACTGAGCTAATTGGCCGAGAACTGCATGAGGTTTTTGAGCCATCCCAAGCTGAACTGTTTCTCAGCTATATCCATCAGGCTTTAGAAACTGGGCAGATGATTAATGTTGAGTACGGTCTGCTTATGGGAGAGTCGGGAGGGGCGCACGGACAGGTGCCCACTCGATGGTTTGCCGCTAGCATTTCGCCAATGCAGGTAGACAAGGTGATTTGGGTGGCAAGAGACATTACACAACGTAAAGCCGCTGAAGAAGCCTTACGAGAGGAGCGTAACTTTGTTACAACCGTGTTGGATACTGCTGGTGCTTTAGTCGTCGTTCTTGACCCACAGGGGCGAATTATCCGCTTTAATCGGTGCTGTGAGCAAACCACGGAATACTCAGCGCAGGAAGCGGAAGGCCGGTTGTTCTGGGATTTGTTGCTACTTCCTGAAGAGGTTGAGCCGGCGGTTGCGGTTTTTAAAGAGCTGCAAACAAGCCAGTGTCCGCACCAATATGAAAATTACTGGGTGACAAAAAGTGGAAATCGCCGGCTGATTGCTTGGACAAATACCGTGCTTTGCGACCCAGACGGCTCAATCAAATATATTATCGCCACCGGCATCGATATCACCGAGCGCCAACGGGCACAAGCCGCACTCAAAGAGGCAAAGGAACAGCTGGAAATTCGAGTTGAGGAACGCACTGCCGCGTTAAAAGAATCGAACGACCAGCTAGTTGTGGAAATTGTAGAGCGCAAACGGGCGGAAAAACAGCTGCGTGAGCATAAGGAACACCTGCAAGAACTGGTGAAAGAACGCACTGCCGAACTCGAAAAAGCGAATGCAAAACTGCGCCAGGAAATCATCGAACGCGAATGCGTTGAACAAGCGCTGTTGCAAGAAAAAGAACTCGCTCAGATCACGCTGCACTCAATTTGCGATGCAGTCATTACCACGAATGCTTTGGGCTATATTACCTCTCTCAATCCCGCAGCCCAAAGATTGACTGGCTGGCCGGCTCAAGACGCCATTGGCAAGCCAGTGAGCGAAGTGTTTCGGCTTGTTCATGAAATCACCCGTGAGCCGGTGGACAACCCGGTAGAAGCCGCCCTGCGTGGCAACCGCATTGGAGAACTGGCTAACCCAACCCTACTCATTGCCAAAGACGGTACAGAGTTTGCCATTGATGAATCGGTTGCACCTATTCTCGCCAGTGCCGGTCAAATTATCGGTGCGGTGCTGGTATTTCACGATGTTACCGAAGAACGCGCCCTTGCCCGTCAGTTATCCTGGCAAGCCAGTCATGATGCCTTAACCGGCTTAATCAACCGGCGCGAATTTGAACAACATTTGAAACGGGCTTTGCTGATTGCTCAGACGCAAAATCAACAGCACGCACTTTGTTATCTGGATCTTGATCGGTTCAAGATTGTTAATGATACTTGCGGTCACGTGGCTGGGGATGAATTGCTGCGTCAAATTAGCACCCTTCTACAAGCCGGTGTGCGTAAAACGGATAGTCTTGCTCGTCTTGGCGGCGATGAATTTGCCGTGCTGCTTCACCAATGTCCCTTAGAACAAGCGCGGCGAATTGCAAATTCGCTCCGTGAAAGTATCCAAGCATTTCGTTTTGTTTGGGAGGATAAAACCTTTAGCATTGGTGCCAGTATTGGTTTGGTTGCAATTAACACAGAAAGTTATAGTTTGACCCATGTATTAAATGCAGCAGATGGGGCTTGTTATACTGCGAAAGAACAGGGACGAAATCGAGTGCACGTTCATCAAAGTGATGAAACCGAATTGGCACAGCACCACAGCCAAATGCAATGGGTTTCCCGAATTACGCAAGGGTTTGAAGAGAATCGCTTTCGTCTTTTTTTCCAACCAATTGTGCCAATTACAGATGGCTCATTAAACAGAGAGCATTATGAAGTGCTGCTGCGCCTTGAAGATGAAGCCGGCGATCTGGTTTCGCCAATGGCGTTTATTCCCGCAGCGGAACGCTACAACATTATGCACACGATTGATCGCTGGGTGATTCGCACGTTATTTACTCACCTGTCAGCGCACCACAATCAGTTGGATGCCGGCACCCCTCAACAGCCTGCCGGTTGCCTGCAAAGGCTTTATGGTATTAATCTTTCTGGTGCCACCCTTAATGATGACCAGTTCCATGATTTTCTGCAAGAGCAATTCGCTTTGCATGAAGTTCCGCCTCACGTTCTTTGTTTTGAGATTCCAGAAACAGTCGCCCTGGCTAATTTAACGAAAGTTGCTCAGTTCATCCACACTTTCAAGAAATTGGGCTGTTATTTTGCTTTAGATGATTTTGGCAGTGGCACGTCTTCTTTTGCTTATTTAAAAAACCTGCCGGTGGATTATCTTAAAATTGATGGCAGTTTTGTCAAAAATGTTGTGGATAACCCACTCGACTTTGCAATGATAGAAGCGATTAACCGCATTGCTCATGTCATGGGGTTACAAACGATTGCTGAGTTTGTGGAAAATGATGCAATCCTCATGAAGCTGCGGACGCTGGGAGTCGATTACGCCCAAGGCTATGGAATTGCTAGGCCACATCCCTCTCATTTTTAA
- a CDS encoding CsbD family protein — MSIEDRAAATAKNIEGKIQEAVSEVTGDPKDKVEGQVKQEQAANMHAKEDVKDGVKNFIDKA; from the coding sequence ATGAGCATTGAAGATAGAGCGGCAGCGACTGCCAAAAACATAGAAGGTAAAATTCAAGAAGCGGTGAGTGAAGTCACAGGTGACCCGAAAGACAAAGTTGAAGGTCAAGTAAAACAAGAACAAGCGGCAAATATGCACGCTAAAGAAGACGTTAAAGATGGCGTAAAAAACTTCATCGATAAAGCTTGA
- a CDS encoding molybdenum cofactor guanylyltransferase, with the protein MQVEKSDQGLSAIVLAGGQSSRMGRDKALIAPQGVPLLKQVYEIAVKCASPVYVVTPWPERYQDILPNSCRFIREVPLADETEPHGPLVGLAQGLTQVETQWVLVLACDLPRLQVEVLQSWIGLLDDVKDDAIALLPRDAKGWQPLCGFYRHSCLPALTGFINQGGRSFQRWLSQYPVQEVPVSDRQMLFNCNTPTDLEQVKGET; encoded by the coding sequence ATGCAAGTAGAAAAAAGCGATCAGGGGCTGAGTGCGATTGTGCTGGCGGGGGGCCAAAGTTCCCGCATGGGACGGGATAAGGCTTTGATTGCACCTCAAGGCGTTCCACTACTCAAACAGGTTTATGAGATTGCTGTGAAGTGCGCGTCGCCGGTGTATGTCGTGACACCTTGGCCGGAACGATATCAAGATATCTTGCCCAATAGCTGCCGGTTTATCCGAGAGGTGCCTTTGGCTGACGAGACGGAACCCCACGGGCCACTGGTGGGGTTGGCCCAAGGATTGACACAGGTGGAAACACAATGGGTACTGGTACTCGCTTGCGATCTGCCTCGGTTGCAAGTTGAGGTTTTGCAGAGTTGGATAGGGCTGCTGGATGATGTCAAGGATGATGCGATTGCCTTGCTGCCGCGAGATGCCAAGGGCTGGCAACCGTTGTGCGGCTTCTACCGGCACAGTTGTCTGCCGGCACTCACAGGCTTTATCAACCAGGGGGGCCGATCATTTCAGCGCTGGTTATCCCAATATCCTGTGCAAGAGGTGCCGGTGAGCGATAGGCAAATGCTGTTTAATTGCAACACCCCCACCGATCTTGAACAAGTAAAAGGCGAAACGTAG